From Tripterygium wilfordii isolate XIE 37 chromosome 13, ASM1340144v1, whole genome shotgun sequence, the proteins below share one genomic window:
- the LOC120012472 gene encoding uncharacterized protein LOC120012472 gives MQRVRKKEDDGEWIQEEAKAALEKLWAEPDYVKKREKAKMNRASETGGCTNTGGSIPHSEHKKRLEKELGRPPTKAELFRHCHIKKATQEFDDYNKLKEARSSQASTSGESPLEPQDDDSIFMEATKWVNKKGRFYGLGLEAYHMRFSSSYSRPSRWRPDYLQQEIEERVARMSSELHDQFSSQSTTISTLQEELQFYKQSSKTQSEKMKRQDRRLEKQNRMIQKQNQMMQGLFARLGMQPPSDDIDDDNEDGGHTSDEE, from the exons ATGCAAAGGGTTCGAAAAAAGGAGGATGATGGTGAATGGATTCAAGAGGAAGCCAAAGCTGCGCTTGAAAAGCTTTGGGCGGAACCGGATTATGTGAAGAAAAGGGAGAAGGCAAAGATGAACCGAGCATCCGAGACTGGCGGGTGCACTAATACTGGTGGCTCTATTCCACACTCAGAACACAAGAAAAGATTG GAAAAAGAATTGGGTCGACCTCCAACTAAGGCAGAGCTCTTTCGTCATTGTCATATCAAAAAGGCTACCCAAGAATTC GATGATTACAACAAGCTGAAGGAAGCCCGTTCCAGTCAAGCATCGACCTCGGGAGAGTCACCTCTCGAGCCGCAGGATGATGATTCCATATTCATGGAGGCGACTAAGTGGGTCAATAAGAAAGGTCGTTTCTACGGTCTTGGATTAGAGGCATATCATATGCgcttttcatcctcctacagcAGACCATCTAGATGGCGTCCTGATTATTTGCAGCAGGAGATTGAGGAGCGGGTGGCTCGAATGAGCTCCGAGTTACATGATCAGTTTTCATCACAGAGCACTACGATTAGTACATTACAGGAGGAGTTGCAGTTCTATAAGCAGTCCTCGAAGACACAAAGCGAAAAGATGAAACGACAAGACCGGAGGTTGGAGAAACAGAATCGGAtgattcaaaaacaaaatcaaatgatgcaGGGACTCTTTGCTCGGCTTGGGATGCAACCACCTAGTGATGACATTGACGATGATAACGAGGATGGTGGACACACTTCCGATGAGGAGTAG
- the LOC120013786 gene encoding uncharacterized protein At4g22758-like, giving the protein MLLYKQKKNQNAKGNRFLISVTVLGSAGPIRFVVCEEELVAGVIDMALKSYAREGRLPVLGSNLNDFFLYCPSTGSDALSPWETIGSKGFRNFMLCKKPPTEKVADAGGSPAGVAHKGGGSWKAWLNKSLNLKIPSV; this is encoded by the exons ATGTTGCTCTACAAGCAAAAGAAGAATCAGAACGCTAAGGGCAATCGGTTCTTGATTAGCGTTACTGTGCTGGGGAGTGCGGGGCCGATCCGCTTTGTGGTCTGTGAAGAGGAGCTTGTTGCAGGGGTGATTGATATGGCATTGAAGTCCTACGCTCGCGAGGGACGCCTGCCGGTTCTTGGATCTAATCTCAATGATTTCTTCCTGTACTGCCCTAGTACTGGATCAGATG CTCTGAGTCCATGGGAGACAATTGGATCGAAAGGATTTCGTAACTTCATGCTGTGTAAGAAGCCACCTACGGAGAAAGTGGCAGATGCTGGAGGATCACCTGCAGGGGTTGCTCATAAGGGAGGTGGAAGTTGGAAGGCTTGGCTCAATAAGTCCCTCAATCTTAAGATCCCATCTGTTTAG